CTCCCTTCGTAGTGTCATCGTTGATCCCATCTCTAGAACATGCATACGCGTATGCCAGAATCCATGGCACTTTGAATCGAGGTTGTTCGCATCCACTAACTCAAGTTTTCTAATCGGCAATTGCTGGCGTTAAGTAGATGTCTCGTCCGATATTTTTATAGCTATGTAGAGGTGTGTGGCAGATGAAGATCCTCGACTCCGCCCTAATTTTTCCATTCTTTCATTCaacagatgaagatctttgtgaaGACCCTGGCCGGCAAGACGATGACCGTCATGGTCGATTCATCAGACACCATCAACGTTGTCAAGGCGAAGATCCAGGACCAGGAGCGCCTTCTCTTCGGCGGGAAGGAGCTGGACGATAGGTGCACTCTCGCCGATTACGGCATTCAGGACGAGTCCAGTCTTGACCTCGATCTGCGCCGCCCCAAGAGAAGGAAGATGCAGATCTTCGTCAAGGGGCTGACCGGCAAGACCAGGACCCTTCGTGTTGAGGAGCTGGACACCGTCGAGAGCGTCAAGGCGATGATCGAGGAGGTCGAGGGCGCCCCCGTGAGCGAGCAGAGGCTTCTTTTTGGCGGGGGTCAGATGGAGGACGGACGTACCTTGAAGTACTATCGCATCACTAAGGAGTCGACGATTCACCTCTGCCTTCGCCTCCGGTCGTGCGTCAAATGCCCGGTGAAGACCTAGCCCAAAAGTGCTGGCCTGGTTATGTACTTGGGGTGCCCCTACAATTTTCTATCACTAGAAATCTCTATcttctctatctctatctctactataTAAAAAGGAGGAACTGGTTCTGTTTCCTCCGGTCAAAGGTTTCGTCCTACATATTTTCATTTGACCATTTTACCCTTCCACCACACCATCAAACAATGCATCAGCGCACCATAAATGTTGTCCACCATCAATGACCATAATTCAAGGGATTACAAATTTTCTGACAACCATCACCGTGCCATAAATGTTGTCCACCATCACCGACCATAATTCGTGGGATTACATTCCATCACTGCACCATACTTTCAGGGTACCATCAGGCAACAAGAATCACATGGAACAAGAATTACAGGGATTACATTCCATCACCGCACCATACTTCATGGCATCATCACCGCCCATAATTCGAGAGCATCAGAAAGGAAATAAAATTACATCAAATATAAATTCTAGAAATCTAGAGATTTCGCACCCACCTGTGATCAGAAATCTCCTGGAAATAAAAGTCCCAGATCAGAGAATCCCTTGAAGCATGGCTGGGCGATTAATGGTGCAAGCATATAAAGGGTACCTGAAAGCATTCGAGGGCATCATCGAGAGATCTCCTGGAATCATCAGGGAGATATCTACTGAAGGTGATGAATCCTTGATGCCATTCACAGGTCAGAGCAAGGACATGGCACTGATACGTAATTTAGATCACCATTGCTATTCGCTGAGCAAGCTGATTGATTCATGTGGATTTCAGGTTTGGCTGCAACTGGAAGAAGATAGAGGAGCACATCCGCACAAAGACTACGGAATTCAGACTCGATCATATCAAAAGCTGCAATTCAGATCACCATTGCTTTATGAAAGTTTACTATATGTGCATACCTGAATGTTTGAAGTATTTGCATGAAAAAATGGATTGGCGGCAAAGATGCTAAATAGGGAGTGCTAGATGATGTGTGGTGTGTGTCTGGTGATTTTAGTACTATACGACTATATGTTTGATAACGCATCTTTTTCTTTCCCCTAATTATCATATCTACAATGTATCTATCTAGATGAACCAATCAAAAAGATAAATTCTGATTTTTAAGGAGATTTTCTTGGTTCTTTTCATGAACACACATTTGAAGTTCTTTCTCATGGTTAAGTCAAAATCAGTAATACTACAGTTCAACCATTGCTTTCCCGCAGATGGTAGAGCATTGAAATTCTAATGGTTTACTAAATATTGCATAAGAGTACATTGATGATATTGGATCTGGCCGTTTCTTTGGACCTGTAAAATCTGGTAGTACCTTCTGCCATCCAATATATGTGACTATAACTACTATactaaaccttaacaaacatcttttttctcctaattttggattatttttcagaTTAGCCTGCAGCTGACACCTAAGTTACTTTCTGATTGATTACTGCTGGGTATTTTCCGGTATGCATCTTAGGTGCCGTGTGAGAATTTAAGAGGAGCTACCGATTTTTGTGCTGCCAGCGCGTGTGCGTTTTGGTCCCATCCCTTCGTCTCTGCTTTTGTCATGGGTTATATTGGTTCGTTTGCTGTGTGGCTTTTGCTGTTTAGATGATGGGCCAGCTGAGATCCATGCGTGATGGATTTGGTCCTTCAGAACCGCTTTGACCGGATGGATTTCTCTCCTTAATTTTTTACGCGTGTCCCCGTTGGCTTCAGAAGATTCCCATCAAGTTGGACGCCCTTCCTTCATCTTCCTCGAGAGCTCCACATCAATTACCCTCACCTCACCATCCTCTACTTCCACCATCTTCCCTTGCCTCAGATTCTTCTCCGCACCGGCCCTTCCATGCCCGAGTTCCTCCGTGGCCGCCGGCCTTGCGTGTTAGTCCTTCGATGCCGCTCCCGtcgtcccccgccgccgccatagCTCCTCTCCTAGATGGCGACGCTAGGCCCTGATGTCTGGTTCGCCGGGTCGGCACAGCGCGGCTAACAACGCCGGCGGCTGCTCCGAAATTCCGGATCGGGGTTGCCTTTCCTTTGGGCCGCACCGCCGCCACCGACAACTACGACGCCGTCGGCAAGGAGAAATCTAGCGGCAGGAGTGGGGAAGAGGCGCATGGACGGAGGGGCTCCCAGTAGCGGCGGTCCTCGCGGGTGCGCCCTGACGTCTATTCATCGTGCAATGACACGGGGATACAGTGGGAGAAGCGATGGGTAAAGGGGGCCAGGTGCTGACCCGCTGCCAGGGTCTCCTTCGTGGTCGTCGGCCGTGGCCTAGGCTGGGGTCCCCTCGGAGTGGTGGCCGTCACCGAGGCGCCCTACCTGCCCCCCGCTCTGCTTTCCCACTGTAGCTCAGCATTTGGATGGCGGCCGCCGACCCTGCCGGACTGTCGCCGGTGGGGAGTTGCTTCATCTGCGGGATTTGAGTCTGGACATGGCGCCGCCGTGTCGTTGAGGGGCACGGTCTTCATCCAAGCACTTGCTCCAGAACAACCATATCGGCCGCCTCCGCGAGGATGGAGTCCACGGCAGATATCATGCTGCTGCCGCTCACTTTGTAGTACACCACCGCATCGTCTCCATCACGCTCCCTGTCATCTGCACGCGTGAGAGTGTCTATTTCATCTTCCCACACAGCCGTTCTTCCAACGGATGCTACTACTGCAGGTACGTGCGTGCCGCGATGAGCAGCACCGAGCGTAGGCCGCGTCCAGCACTCCAGCAGCTGGTTTGGTCTTCTACCAGTGTCGTTGG
This Lolium perenne isolate Kyuss_39 chromosome 1, Kyuss_2.0, whole genome shotgun sequence DNA region includes the following protein-coding sequences:
- the LOC139829951 gene encoding polyubiquitin 11-like; translation: MKIFVKTLAGKTMTVMVDSSDTINVVKAKIQDQERLLFGGKELDDRCTLADYGIQDESSLDLDLRRPKRRKMQIFVKGLTGKTRTLRVEELDTVESVKAMIEEVEGAPVSEQRLLFGGGQMEDGRTLKYYRITKESTIHLCLRLRSCVKCPVKT